The Enterobacter asburiae sequence TGCATATGAATGCCCACCAGCTTCATGTTGTAGCGCTGCAGCACCTCCAGGGCAGCAGGCATATCGGCGTACCAGATCCCGTGCTTGCTGTTTTCGCCCCCGGTGTTGGTTTTTTGGCTGTGGCCATGACCGAAGCCCGGGTTCACCCGCAGCCAGACGCGATGACCAGGCGAAACCTGCCCAAGCTGCTCCAGCATATCCACAGAACCGGCATTCACCGGCACCTGCAGTTCATGCACGCGCGCAAGCGTGGCGTCGTCGATCACATCCGCGGTAAAGACGATCGCATCAGGATCGGTTTTCGGATCGAACCCGGCCGCCAGCGCACGCTCGATTTCACCCAGCGACACGGAGTCAACCTTCGCGCCCTGCTCGCGCATCAGGCGCAGAATGTGAATATTGGAGCAGGCCTTCTGGGCAAAACGCACAACGTCAAACTGATGCAGGGCGGCGATCTTCTCGCGAACGATCTGCGCGTCATAGACCCATACCGGGCAGCCAAACTCGGCGGGCAGGCGCAGCAGGTTTTCAGCGTTCAAATCGGTATCCGTCTGGTTGAGCGGGCGTGGCATGGTCTTCTCCGGGTCAATTCATTTTTTATGATTACGCCACAGCGGAAGCCGAATAAAAAATATCGTTTTATCGCGAGTCTATGCAAAAATGATATGGACAGTTCTTTGCTTTCAGGTGCCCTATGCCCGCCGTCAATTTACGCCACATCGAGATTTTTCATGCCGTGATGACCGCCGGCAATCTCACCGAAGCCGCACAGATGCTGCATACCTCCCAGCCGACGGTCAGCCGGGAGCTGGCGCGCTTCGAGAAAGTGCTGGGGCTGAAGCTGTTCGAACGCGCCCGGGGAAGGCTTCACCCGACGGTTCAGGGGTTGCGCCTGTTTGAGGAAGTGCAGCGCTCATGGTACGGGCTGGACAGAATCGTCAGCGCGGCGGAAAGCCTGCGCGAGTTTCGTCAGGGCGAGCTGTCGATTGTCTGCCTGCCTGTCTTCTCTCAGTCCTTCTTACCGACGCTGCTCCAGCCTTTTCTGGCCCGCTATCCCGAGGTCAATCTCACCATCGTGCCGCAGGAGTCGCCTCTGCTTGAAGAGTGGCTGTCGGCACAGCGGCACGATCTCGGGTTAACCGAGACCTTCTCGACACCTGCAGGAACGGCGCGCACGGAACTGCTCGCGCTGGATGAAGTGTGCGTTCTGCCCGCCGGGCATCGGCTTGCTCACAAAGCGGTGCTGACGCCTGCGGATTTTCACGGTGAGAACTACATTAGCCTGTCGCAAACCGACAGCTACCGGCAGCTGCTGGATACGCTTTTTGCTGAGCATCAGGTGAAGCGGCGGATGGTGGTAGAAACGCACAGCGCGGCCTCAATATGCGCGATGGTTCGTGCGGGCGTCGGCGTCGCGGTCGTCAATCCGCTTACGGCGCTGGACTATGCCGGGAGCGGGATCGTCATCCGCCGTTTTAGCGTTTCCGTCCCGTTCACCGTAAGCCTTATCCGCCCGCTGCACCGTCCAGCTTCCGCGCTGGTGGACGCATTCACCGAACACTTAGTTGAGCATGCGCGTCAGGCGGCGCTTCGCTTGCCTGACCTGCAAAACCCGTTATGACAGCATAAATTCCACGGCATCTGCCGCGTGAATAGCCGCGGTATCAAACACCGGGATGGGGCTTCGTTCGGCCGGCACCAGTAAACCGATCTCCGTGCAGCCGAAAATCACCCCTTCAGCCCCCTGTTGCGCCAGTTTCTCTATTACGCTCACGTAATACGCACGGGAGGTTTCGCTGAAGGTTCCAAGGCAGAGCTCGTCGAAGATAATCTGATTGATGCGCGCCCGGTCCTCCTCATCCGGGATCAGGCTTTCTATCCCAAACTCGCTGTGCAAGCGCCCGCGATAGAAATCCTGCTCCATGGTGTAACGTGTGCCCAGCAAGGCCACGCGCGACATTCCCGAGGCGCGAATTGCGCGTCCGGTGGCATCCGCGATGTGCAGGAACGGCAGCGAACAGCGCGCTTCAATGTGCGAGGCCACTTTGTGCATCGTGTTGGTACACAGCAGAATGCCCTGCGCCCCCGCACGCTCCAGCCCCAGCGCGGCATCGGCCAGGATCTCCCCCGCTTTATCCCATTCACCGCTCGACTGACAGGCTTCGATTTCATGAAAATCAACGCTGTGCAGCAGCAGGCTCGCGGAGTGCAGGCCGCCCAGACGCTGCTTTACGCCTTCGTTAATCAGGCGGTAATAAGGGATAGTCGATTCCCAGCTCATCCCACCTAACAGGCCAATCGTTTTCATCATCCCTCCTTCTCTGTTTAAGCCAGTGAAGCAAACTTGTGATCCTGTTTCCAGATCTTTGTTGCGTCGTTTTCTTTTTAAGCTGGCCCATATAAATTAAATAAAACACCGTTTTATTATAAAGGGCAAGACCATGTTTATGTTCCACAAAGAGACCGCGTCTGAAGATCTGGGGAACGGC is a genomic window containing:
- a CDS encoding aspartate/glutamate racemase, producing the protein MKTIGLLGGMSWESTIPYYRLINEGVKQRLGGLHSASLLLHSVDFHEIEACQSSGEWDKAGEILADAALGLERAGAQGILLCTNTMHKVASHIEARCSLPFLHIADATGRAIRASGMSRVALLGTRYTMEQDFYRGRLHSEFGIESLIPDEEDRARINQIIFDELCLGTFSETSRAYYVSVIEKLAQQGAEGVIFGCTEIGLLVPAERSPIPVFDTAAIHAADAVEFMLS
- a CDS encoding LysR family transcriptional regulator, producing the protein MPAVNLRHIEIFHAVMTAGNLTEAAQMLHTSQPTVSRELARFEKVLGLKLFERARGRLHPTVQGLRLFEEVQRSWYGLDRIVSAAESLREFRQGELSIVCLPVFSQSFLPTLLQPFLARYPEVNLTIVPQESPLLEEWLSAQRHDLGLTETFSTPAGTARTELLALDEVCVLPAGHRLAHKAVLTPADFHGENYISLSQTDSYRQLLDTLFAEHQVKRRMVVETHSAASICAMVRAGVGVAVVNPLTALDYAGSGIVIRRFSVSVPFTVSLIRPLHRPASALVDAFTEHLVEHARQAALRLPDLQNPL